Proteins co-encoded in one Thermoplasmata archaeon genomic window:
- a CDS encoding D-sedoheptulose 7-phosphate isomerase has translation MGVDRKKCKNSRKRRGVTPRARKAAPPADALQTVLRALEESARTKMELSMEEAGKLALAGGIIADALRAGRKAVFFGNGGSAADAQHLAAELVGKFQLERRALPALALSVNTSALTAIANDSDYKYVFSRQIEALVGEGDVAVALSTSGRSPSVLEGIRAARERGARTIGLTGLAGEPMRRECELCITVPSLKTPRIQEVHITLGHILCELVERELFGERARAPPARAGARGGRPARR, from the coding sequence ATGGGTGTCGATAGAAAGAAGTGCAAAAACTCGAGGAAGAGGAGGGGTGTGACGCCGCGGGCGAGGAAGGCCGCGCCCCCCGCCGACGCTCTCCAGACGGTCCTGAGGGCTCTGGAGGAGAGCGCAAGGACAAAGATGGAGCTATCGATGGAGGAGGCGGGGAAGCTAGCCCTCGCCGGCGGTATCATCGCTGATGCGCTTAGGGCCGGTAGGAAGGCGGTCTTCTTCGGGAACGGCGGCAGCGCCGCCGACGCCCAGCACTTGGCGGCAGAGCTCGTCGGTAAGTTCCAGCTGGAGAGGCGCGCCCTCCCAGCTCTCGCGCTGAGCGTCAACACCTCCGCTCTGACCGCCATCGCCAATGACTCCGACTACAAGTACGTCTTTTCGCGCCAGATCGAGGCTCTCGTCGGCGAGGGCGACGTTGCAGTGGCGCTGAGCACCAGCGGCCGCTCGCCGAGCGTTCTCGAGGGCATAAGGGCGGCGAGGGAGAGGGGGGCGAGGACCATCGGCCTGACAGGGCTGGCGGGGGAGCCGATGAGGAGGGAGTGCGAGCTCTGCATCACCGTGCCCTCGCTGAAGACGCCCAGAATTCAGGAGGTCCACATCACCCTCGGCCACATCCTCTGCGAGCTCGTCGAGAGGGAGCTCTTCGGCGAGCGCGCCCGAGCCCCTCCCGCTCGAGCTGGAGCGAGGGGGGGCCGCCCCGCGCGGCGCTGA
- a CDS encoding GDP-mannose 4,6-dehydratase: MKVLIMGASGFIGSHLASHLISRGHEVWGTWFSERERTALEGMGGRVRLVRCDVRKRNEVERVLRRCRPERVYHLAAQSFPTVSWRRPALTITTNVIGTINLFEAIKGLGRGGRELNARVLIAGSSAVYGLVNEDEVPVREDHPLRPLHPYGVSKAAQEMLGYQYFKNFGIWSATARIFNTTGPGKVSDVCADFASQIARIEAGLQRGPMRVGNLSARRDITDVRDQVRGLEAVIERGEPGEAYNLSTGRAVRIRDILEHLISLSTVKIEYRVDPALLRPTDEPVIMGDSSKVRRATGWRPRIPLRKTLQDTLDFWRRRVASRAPGPQSA; encoded by the coding sequence ATGAAGGTCCTGATAATGGGTGCCTCGGGCTTCATCGGCTCACACCTGGCATCTCATCTCATCTCCAGGGGCCACGAGGTATGGGGCACTTGGTTCTCAGAGAGGGAGAGAACCGCGCTAGAGGGGATGGGGGGGAGGGTGCGCCTAGTCCGCTGCGACGTCAGGAAAAGAAATGAAGTGGAGAGGGTTCTGAGAAGGTGCAGGCCGGAGAGGGTCTACCACCTCGCGGCCCAGAGCTTCCCCACGGTCTCGTGGAGGCGCCCCGCGCTCACGATTACGACCAACGTTATAGGCACAATCAACCTTTTCGAGGCCATCAAGGGTCTCGGGCGCGGGGGGCGCGAGCTGAATGCCCGCGTTTTGATCGCGGGTTCAAGCGCGGTCTATGGGCTGGTCAATGAGGACGAGGTACCGGTCAGGGAGGACCACCCCCTCAGGCCCCTCCACCCCTACGGCGTGAGCAAGGCGGCGCAGGAGATGCTGGGCTATCAGTACTTCAAGAACTTCGGCATCTGGAGCGCCACTGCGAGGATATTCAACACGACGGGCCCGGGCAAGGTGAGCGACGTTTGCGCGGACTTCGCCTCCCAGATCGCGAGAATCGAGGCGGGGCTGCAGAGGGGACCGATGAGGGTGGGGAACCTGTCGGCGCGCCGGGACATCACCGATGTGAGGGACCAGGTCAGGGGTCTGGAGGCGGTGATTGAGAGGGGGGAGCCGGGCGAGGCCTACAACCTCTCGACCGGTCGCGCCGTCCGAATTCGGGATATTCTGGAGCACCTGATCTCACTTTCGACCGTGAAGATAGAGTACCGTGTGGACCCGGCCCTGCTGAGGCCGACGGACGAGCCCGTGATAATGGGCGACAGCTCCAAGGTGAGGAGGGCGACGGGGTGGAGACCCAGGATACCGCTCCGTAAGACCCTACAGGACACGCTCGACTTCTGGAGGAGGAGGGTCGCATCACGAGCCCCCGGCCCCCAGTCCGCCTGA
- a CDS encoding FG-GAP-like repeat-containing protein: MARRALGAALLALIQLGTFLCVLPGLTDEAEAEKGLVNAFTNGNSVHEMILEERGENWSLAFRLPANATVVNATFKVTGEFLERVRHVDHTNDAPEGWGGEGMNQPEANNTTSADNGENLVLHLSQLGPLLPRVTFGAGSNPTGIAVGDIDSDNKNEVVVCNQGSNNITVYDTGSKGLTYKATYSTSSGPWDVAIGDLNNDGRKDVVVSCGNNAICYIDVFLQKSDGTLSSKASYQASTSNSKVYFVDVGDVNSDGLDDVVTVDQSNNYLKVFLQNSTTGTLDSAKDYTISNGGSGIAIGNALMSSSGNEVAVYYEPLQYYNYYINPTLAVYKQTNGSLVNYKTFTMSTWVYYYGKVGTPRPVAIGDVSGDGRSDVIVTWGDYYGSCHMFVYLQDSNGELTSYTDYTSSVTSPRDIAIGDITGNGKNELLLVNVDSNNFVVFNQTAQGKLNQLRSYQASGTGPTGIAIGDVNDDGKNDVVVAERSAGNVGVYYQPAWFNGSFLSKRLTGPKPNDYAVILGARVYWNVTNNGEQSTVLISNDDGRTWENINNKKGQWIKFNTTGSALRYWIWLNSSRGHVTPKFHDISIDYRYGADPKDIQIDICNDQENYEYIHNGFLNGSEWVNDFSATLNRYIQENQDLKDSYGYITIPIYFRWGGMGKLTFSDIQIRYNRPSSRPTLLEPLDGQYVGSIPVLRLVCTDPDEDMLLYRVEISEKRDFSTMERVLDMTSSTVGWTNASYRSGEVAEFETPPHMMFPSGKSYYWRAKVFDGTVWSEYSRVGNFSIDSEAPLAMAVSPQYTKDNQFEVRWEGSDPMPGSGLAEAPFDVQYRIDDGEWTDWKVRTAETSAIFTGEPGHTYYFRARAIDVAGNRKIYSGGNGDTSTTIDPNPPSSRVEPLPEYISSTSFTVGWTGTDGAGGSGIESFDVQVRDGNGPWMDWLLGTSSLSADYVGVNGHVYYFRCRARDRAGNLEDYPDAAGDTRTEIDTTPPMGSVEDEGAETPSAVSLRARMKFSDPESGISRYEYRVSTSVDGPEIVPPTATTETEVEIAGLNLSVGGMYFIGARARNGAGLWSAWVWSDGIIVSAAGITASLSYPEGVQNAREILVELGGSEASGARIVDGDLEVRSAPYYRGELGSWGSWSEVGTDGGDLGSVVYVGERGMVYEFRYRIRSEYGVWSSFVVGDHRIRINAPPVVVLGPDLSCEAGKSLALDGTRCWDPDGDGIVAWLWDFGDGRNSTEATVKHRWSKPGSYTVTLTVSDGNLTATDSISVVVRERASVTTPGFEGTALLAAAALLLGLWKRRK; encoded by the coding sequence ATGGCAAGAAGAGCACTCGGCGCCGCCCTCCTGGCATTGATCCAGCTCGGGACATTCCTTTGCGTCCTTCCCGGCCTCACGGACGAGGCGGAGGCTGAGAAGGGGCTGGTCAATGCGTTCACCAATGGAAACAGTGTCCATGAGATGATTCTGGAGGAGCGCGGCGAGAACTGGAGCCTTGCATTCAGGCTTCCAGCCAACGCCACCGTCGTGAATGCCACTTTCAAGGTGACGGGAGAGTTCCTCGAGAGGGTGCGGCACGTCGACCACACAAACGACGCCCCCGAGGGATGGGGCGGGGAGGGAATGAACCAGCCAGAGGCGAACAACACGACCAGCGCAGACAACGGTGAGAACCTCGTCCTGCACCTATCCCAGCTCGGGCCCCTCTTGCCGCGCGTGACCTTCGGCGCCGGCAGCAACCCCACTGGCATCGCGGTCGGTGACATCGACTCGGACAACAAGAACGAGGTGGTGGTCTGCAACCAGGGCAGCAACAACATCACCGTCTACGACACAGGCTCCAAGGGCCTGACCTATAAGGCCACATACTCCACCAGCTCCGGCCCTTGGGACGTCGCCATAGGCGACCTGAACAACGACGGCAGGAAGGACGTGGTGGTATCCTGTGGGAACAACGCCATCTGCTACATCGATGTGTTCCTGCAGAAGAGCGATGGAACGCTTAGCTCCAAGGCATCGTACCAGGCGAGCACCTCGAACTCGAAGGTCTACTTCGTAGACGTCGGTGACGTCAACTCCGACGGCCTCGACGACGTCGTCACTGTGGACCAGAGCAACAACTACCTGAAGGTGTTCCTGCAGAATTCGACCACGGGGACTCTGGACAGCGCGAAGGACTACACAATAAGCAACGGCGGGAGCGGAATTGCCATTGGAAACGCGTTGATGAGCAGCAGTGGGAACGAGGTCGCGGTTTACTACGAGCCCCTTCAGTACTACAATTATTATATTAATCCCACGCTGGCTGTCTACAAACAGACCAACGGCTCACTTGTTAACTACAAGACCTTCACGATGAGCACGTGGGTCTACTACTATGGCAAGGTGGGGACGCCGCGCCCGGTTGCAATCGGGGACGTGAGCGGAGACGGGAGGTCCGACGTGATTGTGACTTGGGGAGACTACTACGGCTCCTGCCATATGTTTGTGTATTTACAGGACAGCAATGGGGAGCTAACGTCCTACACTGACTACACCTCTAGTGTCACCTCCCCGAGGGACATCGCGATTGGAGACATCACTGGGAACGGAAAGAACGAGCTTCTCCTCGTCAATGTGGACAGCAACAACTTTGTCGTCTTCAACCAGACCGCTCAGGGCAAGCTCAACCAGCTCAGGAGCTATCAGGCATCAGGAACGGGGCCGACCGGAATAGCGATCGGCGACGTCAACGACGATGGCAAGAACGACGTCGTCGTTGCTGAGAGGAGCGCGGGCAATGTCGGAGTGTACTACCAGCCCGCCTGGTTCAACGGCTCCTTCCTGTCGAAGAGGCTGACGGGCCCGAAGCCCAACGACTACGCCGTCATCCTTGGCGCGAGGGTCTACTGGAACGTGACCAACAACGGAGAGCAGTCCACAGTCCTGATATCCAACGACGACGGTCGAACATGGGAGAATATAAACAACAAAAAGGGGCAGTGGATTAAATTCAACACCACTGGCTCCGCCCTCAGGTACTGGATATGGCTGAACTCGTCTAGGGGCCACGTAACCCCAAAATTCCACGACATCTCAATAGACTATAGATACGGGGCCGACCCCAAGGACATCCAGATCGACATCTGCAACGACCAAGAGAACTACGAGTACATCCACAACGGGTTCCTGAACGGCTCGGAGTGGGTCAACGATTTCTCAGCGACCCTGAACCGTTACATCCAGGAGAATCAGGACCTGAAGGACAGCTATGGGTACATCACCATTCCGATCTACTTCAGATGGGGAGGGATGGGCAAGCTGACCTTCAGCGACATCCAGATAAGGTATAACAGGCCCTCCTCCAGACCCACGCTGCTGGAGCCTCTCGACGGGCAATACGTCGGCTCCATACCCGTGCTCAGGCTCGTGTGCACAGACCCCGACGAGGACATGCTCCTTTACCGCGTTGAGATATCCGAGAAGCGAGACTTCTCGACTATGGAGCGGGTTCTCGACATGACCTCGAGCACCGTTGGGTGGACAAACGCCAGCTACAGATCCGGCGAGGTGGCGGAGTTCGAAACGCCCCCGCACATGATGTTCCCGAGCGGCAAGAGCTACTACTGGAGGGCCAAGGTGTTCGACGGGACGGTCTGGTCCGAGTACTCCCGGGTGGGGAACTTCAGCATAGACAGCGAGGCGCCGCTAGCGATGGCGGTCTCCCCGCAGTACACGAAGGACAATCAATTCGAGGTGAGGTGGGAGGGCAGCGACCCGATGCCGGGCTCTGGGCTGGCCGAGGCCCCGTTCGATGTGCAGTACAGAATCGACGACGGGGAGTGGACCGACTGGAAGGTGAGGACCGCAGAGACCTCGGCGATATTCACGGGGGAGCCGGGGCACACCTACTACTTCAGGGCCAGGGCAATCGACGTGGCGGGGAACAGGAAGATATACAGCGGTGGGAACGGGGACACGAGCACCACGATAGATCCCAACCCGCCATCCTCGAGGGTGGAGCCGCTGCCGGAGTACATCTCAAGCACGAGTTTCACGGTGGGCTGGACGGGGACGGACGGCGCGGGCGGGAGCGGTATAGAGAGCTTCGACGTTCAGGTGAGGGACGGGAACGGCCCATGGATGGATTGGCTGCTCGGGACCTCGAGCCTGAGCGCGGACTACGTGGGTGTTAATGGACACGTCTACTACTTCCGGTGCAGGGCGCGCGACAGGGCCGGCAATTTGGAGGACTATCCGGACGCTGCTGGCGATACACGGACGGAGATCGACACCACCCCGCCCATGGGCAGCGTGGAGGATGAGGGTGCGGAGACGCCGAGCGCCGTGAGCCTGAGGGCAAGAATGAAGTTCTCCGACCCGGAGAGTGGAATCTCGCGTTACGAGTACCGGGTTTCCACTTCTGTCGATGGTCCGGAGATTGTTCCCCCGACCGCCACGACCGAGACCGAGGTCGAGATCGCGGGGCTCAATCTCTCCGTGGGCGGGATGTACTTCATAGGCGCGAGGGCGAGGAACGGGGCGGGGCTGTGGAGCGCGTGGGTCTGGAGCGACGGGATAATAGTCAGCGCCGCCGGCATAACGGCCAGCCTCAGCTACCCTGAGGGCGTGCAGAACGCTCGCGAGATACTCGTCGAGCTCGGCGGGAGCGAGGCGAGCGGGGCGAGAATTGTCGATGGCGACCTCGAGGTCAGGAGCGCTCCGTACTATAGGGGCGAGCTTGGGAGCTGGGGGAGCTGGAGCGAGGTCGGGACGGACGGGGGGGACCTGGGCAGCGTGGTCTATGTCGGCGAGAGAGGGATGGTATACGAGTTCCGCTATAGAATTCGGAGCGAGTATGGGGTGTGGAGCTCATTCGTCGTCGGAGACCATCGAATTCGGATAAACGCACCCCCCGTTGTGGTGCTTGGGCCGGACCTGAGCTGCGAGGCCGGCAAGAGCCTCGCGCTGGATGGAACGCGGTGCTGGGACCCCGACGGGGACGGAATCGTTGCCTGGCTCTGGGACTTCGGCGACGGTAGAAACTCGACCGAGGCGACGGTGAAGCACAGGTGGAGCAAGCCCGGGAGCTACACGGTCACACTGACCGTGAGCGACGGGAACCTGACCGCCACGGACTCCATATCGGTGGTGGTGCGCGAGAGGGCGAGCGTGACGACGCCCGGCTTCGAGGGAACCGCCCTGCTGGCGGCCGCGGCCCTCCTCCTCGGGCTCTGGAAGAGACGTAAGTAG